A genome region from Coffea arabica cultivar ET-39 chromosome 7e, Coffea Arabica ET-39 HiFi, whole genome shotgun sequence includes the following:
- the LOC113699157 gene encoding histone H1-like: MSATGDAEKTAVEQPPADAPPAEQPAEKPAKEKKPKAPKEKKPKAPKTAAHPPYFEMIKEALVALNEKSGSSPYAIAKFVEEKHKSELPANFRKILGLQLKNSAARGKLIKIKASYKLSEAGKKVPAVKKPAKANAETKRAGKPAAQSNAKTTRATAAAKKKTEAVKAKPEKKVTQAKKTKKAAAPAKAKQPKSIKSPAAKRARKAAAA, translated from the exons ATGTCGGCCACCGGAGATGCTGAGAAAACTGCCGTTGAGCAGCCTCCGGCTGATGCTCCCCCTGCGGAGCAGCCAGCCGAGAAGCCTGCTAAGGAGAAAAAGCCTAAAGCTCCTAAAGAAAAGAAGCCTAAAGCGCCCAAAACTGCTGCTCATCCTCCTTACTTTGAG ATGATTAAGGAGGCCCTCGTTGCACTGAACGAAAAGAGCGGATCAAGTCCGTACGCAATCGCAAAGTTCGTGGAAGAGAAGCACAAGTCGGAACTGCCTGCGAATTTTAGGAAGATCCTAGGGCTTCAGTTGAAGAACTCTGCGGCGAGGGGAAAGCTGATCAAAATCAAGGCCTCGTACAAGTTATCCGAGGCAGGCAAAAAAGTCCCCGCCGTGAAAAAGCCAGCCAAAGCCAATGCGGAGACGAAGAGGGCTGGTAAGCCGGCTGCTCAATCGAATGCGAAAACCACTAGAGCAACTGCTGCGGCGAAGAAGAAGACGGAAGCTGTGAAGGCAAAGCCAGAGAAGAAAGTGACTCAGGCTAAGAAAACGAAGAAGGCGGCGGCTCCAGCGAAGGCAAAGCAGCCAAAGTCAATTAAGTCTCCTGCTGCTAAGAGGGCTAGGAAAGCCGCTGCTGCTTAA